A stretch of DNA from Acidobacteriota bacterium:
GGCGGTTTGCGCGCGAATCGCATCACGGCGCTATACCGCGACCGCGAAGGCATCATCTGGTTCGGCACAGAACGTGGCGTGTGCCGCTACGACCGCGAGAGCTTTCGGGCGGCGGTGTTAAGCGAGCGGGCGCAGAGCAATTTCGTGCGCGTGATGTTGCAAGCGGCGGATGGCGAAACCTGGTGCGGCACTAATCGTGGCCTGTTCCGGTTAAACGCGGGCGCCGATTTAGGACCGTGGAGCGAAGTCCCGGAAGTGCAGGGGCGCGCGGTTTATGCGTTGCAAGAAAACGCGGGCGTGATTTGGGCGGGCACCAGCAGCGGATTGTTTCAAAAAGCCGCTGGCCGCACGGTCTTCGAGCGCGTGCCGCTGCAACCAGTGAGTGAAGCTGCCACCATTACTACTGCGCCCGCAGCGCTTGAAGATCAAACAAATGCTGCTGCTACGACTGACGCTCAGCCACCAACGCGCGAGAGTGTGCGGGCGTTGGCTTATTGGCGTGGGACGCTTTATGTCGCGGTTTATGAACGCGGGCTGGCGCGTCTGATGCCAGACAAAACTGTGTCCTGGCTTAAGCGCGAACCGTCGCTAAGCGCCGCCCTTTGCCTGACGCCAGAGGGCGAACAGGCGCTGTGGATTGGCACCGAGATGGATGCACTGTGGCGCTACGATGGAGCGGAGTTCGCAGCGATTGATCTCAACGCCATACGCAGATTGAATGACCCATACGGCGAAGCCAACATCGCCACCGACATTGCCATTCGTGCGGTTGCGATTGGCGCAAAGCAAGTCTGGCTCGGCACCAGCAAAGGGCTTTATGTGCGTGAGGGGAGCGACATTCGCCGCATTTTGCCCAGGGATAAAGCCCAAGTCTTCGCTTTGCAACTCACACGCGATGCCGAGGGCCGCGAAATCGTTTGGTGCGGGACGCGCAATAGCGGCCTGATCAAATATTTGCCCGCCGAAGATGTTTCGATTCGCTTTGATACTGAACAGGGCTTGGCTTCTTCGCAGGTTTTTGCCATCGCCGCGCAGCCGAATGCCGAGCATTTGTGGATTGGTACGAATCGCGGCGTCGTGCGGCATCAACCGAGCAGCGCGCCGCCGCATCTGGAAGTGCGCCGTCTGGTCGCCAATGAAATTTATTTACCAGATGCGTTGCTGGCTGAATTGGCACTGCCCGCGACGCAGCGCAACTTCCTGCTCGAAGTCGCAGCCTTGGGGGGAAGAACTTTTCCAGGGCAATTCCAATACGAATTCACCATCGAGCGTCGCGATGGCAGCGAAGCGCGCACCTTCAAAACGCCGGACGCGCAATTCGCCGTCGAGAATTTGCGCACGGGGCCATACACCATCATGGCGCGCGCCATCAGCCGCGATCTGGTTTATTCCGCGCCGCTCAGCCTGAAACTGCGCGTGCAAAATGCGCCCTTCCCCTGGCCGACGGTGTTGCTGGCAATTGGTTTGGTCGCGACCCTGGCGGGGGCGCTGTTGATCTTGCGCCAACGGCAGCGCTTGACGCTCAGCAATACGTCGCTGGAAAAGACGAACGCCGAATTGCAGGCCATGCGCATCCGGCTGGCGAACGAAACCGAAGCCGAGCGCGCCCGCATCGCGCGCGATTTGCACGACCAGACGCTGGGCGATTTGCGTCATTTGCTGGTGCTGACCGATCAATTGCCGAAAGCCGAAAGCGGCGGCTTGGAAGGGCAAGCCGCCGCGCCCACGCCCGCTGTGTTGCGACGCGAGATTGAGAGCATCTCGAACGAGATTCGCCACATTTGCGAAGACCTCAGCCCGTCGGTGCTGGCGAACATCGGCTTTCTGCCCGCGTTGGAATGGGCGCTGAGCGATGCCGTGGCGCATTTGCCCGCGCCGGAAAAATTCGCCTATGAATTCGGTTGCGAACCGGAATTGGAAGAACGCCTGCACCTCTCGGCGACCGAAGAGATTCAGCTTTACCGCATCGTGCAGGAAGCCCTTAACAACATCTGTCGCCATGCCCGGGCGCGCCACGTGCGCTTGAACGTGCGCGCGGAGCAGGGCACTGATTTGTTGATCGAAGTGTGCGATGACGGCGTGGGCTTCGCTGGTGAAGCGGGCGAGCACGTGACCGGGCACGGGATCGCCAATATCCGCTCGCGCGCCAACCTGATCGGCGCGCAGGTCGTCTGGCAGGCCGCCGCCCCGGGCTGTCGGTTTACGGTGCAGCAGCGCGTTGTGGTGCGTTGATGTTCTTTCGACGCGCAAGCATCTTTGGAGTGCGTGCGGCACAGGCCGCCGCTTTGGTACACCCTTCATCCTTCAACTCACAGAGGGCATACCAAAGCGGCGGCCTGTGCCGCACGCACTCCAAAGACTGCGCCAATCCATTCGCGCAGGCAGCAGCGTAATCAATGCAATTACACAACCGGCATTAACGCTTCAAACCAAAGGAGGATCAGATGACGCCAACCCAACCCGTGCCGCAACCCGGCGATGTAATGATGCAGATGATCTTTAACTTCTGGACGACGCGCGCACTGTATGCCGCCGCCAAACTCGGCCTCGCCGATTTGGTCAAGGACGGGCCACAAACTGCCGCGCAATTGGCGGCGGCGACAGGGACGCACGCTCCCTCGCTTTATCGCCTGTTGCGCGCGCTCGCCAGCGTCGGCGTGTTTGCCGAAGACGAGCAAGGACGGTTTGCGCAAACGCCGCTGTCAGACATGTTGCGCACCGACGCGCCGGTTTCGTTGCGCTGGACGGCCCTGGTCGAACTCGGCCAGGAGCATTTCGTGGCCTGGAGCAACTTGCTGCACAGCCTCGAAACGGGCGGCATCGCGTTTGAAGATCATTACAAAATGAATTGCTGGGAGTATTACGCGCAGAATCCCGAACACGCACAGAACTTCAACAATTCGATGACCGGGTTTACCGCCCTGGTCAATCAGGCCTTGCTGGCGGCCTATGATTTCAGCGGCATCAACACGCTGGTGGATGTGGCGGGCAGTCTGGGTGCGCTGTTAGCGGCGGTGCTGCCGCGCTATCCGCACATGCGCGGCGTGCTGTTTGATCAACCACACGTCATTGCTGATGCCGGGCCGTTGCTTGAAGCAGCAAACGTGCGCGCACGTTGCGAAATTGCCGGCGGCGATTTCTTTCAGGCAGTGCCGGCGGGCGGCGATGCTTACTTCTTGAAATTCATCATCCACGATTGGGATGACGAGCGCGCGCTGGCGATCTTGCAAACAGTGCAGCGCGCCATGCCCGCACACGGCAAATTGCTCTTAGGCGAAATGGTCGTGCCGCCGGGCAACGAGCCGAGTATGAGCAAGTTTCTGGACTTGAATATGCTGGTGATGCTGGGCGGACGCGAACGCACGGCGGAGCAGTTCCGCGACCTGTTCCAACGGGCGGGCTTCCGGCTCACGCGCATTGTGCCGACGCACTCGCCGATGTGTGTGATCGAAGGGGAAAAAGTCTCCTGAGCCTGTTCGATTTGCACTCAGGTGCGGGCGGCTCAATGTTGTATCGTCGTTGCGCCGCCTTTGCTTTGCGTCAGGTCAATCCAAACGCCAGCCCCAGAGCGTGCGTTGCCGCGTGTAAACGCGCACCGAATTGTCATGCTCGCCCGTCACGAGCCGCTTGCCATCAGGTGCGAAAGCGACGGAGAGTACCGATGGTTTGTGCGTGCCGACATTGCCGAGAAAACGCCGCCGCGCGACATCCCACAACGCTACCGTCTCGTCGTCGCTGGCCGAGGCGAGCACGCCTCCGTCTGGCGCGAAGGAGAGCGCTTCGACATTGGCCTTGTGCCGCCCGATGAAGCCGAGGTCTTGCAACGGCGCGACCTGCCACAACCGCAGCGCCCCGGAATTTTCGCCCGTCGCCAGCCGCTGGCTATCGGGCGCAAACGCGACGGCCACGAGGTTCTGTTTATTGGGGACGATTGCCTCTCGGAACCGCCAACTCCCAACTTCCCACAAATAGACGTGGCCGCCCGTTGCCACACACGCCAGCCATTTGCCGTCAGGCGAAAACGCCGCGCTGTGAATTTCCGGTGATGCAGAATCTTTCAGCGGCGCAAAATCAACCGCCACGCGCCCGTCTTCAAGCGCATAAACGCCAAAGGTCGTCGCCACCCATTTTTGATCGGGCGAGAGGGTGACACAGTAGCCGAGGTCGGACTCGCGTTTGTGCAACGGCGCAAAACTACGCAGCAGCGCGCGCGTCGTGGCGTCCCACAGCAGCACACGTCCATAAATATCGCTGGCGACAACCCGCCGTCCATCCGCCGAAAACGCGGTGGCGGCGAGCGGCGCGCCTTGCCCTGACAGGACGCCGCGCTTCAAACCGCTGGCCGCGTCCCAAAGAATGATAGAGCGATCTTCGCTGGCCGAAGCGATCATTTGCCCGTCGGGTGAAAAGCTCACGCTGCGCACCACGCCGCTGTGTTCGGCGAAATTGGCCGCCAGTTCTTGCTCGGCGATGTCCCAAACCATAATCGCACCATCGCCGTGCGTCGAGATCAAGCGTTTGGAATCGCGGGTGAATGCCAGACCCGTGACAATGTCGCGGCAGACGAAGCGCGCCAGTTTAGCCTGTGTTTGCGCGTCCCAGACGATGATGTTCTCGCTGCCCGTCGCCACCAGTCGGCCGTCGGGCGAATAAGCCACCGCGCGCCCGTGATCGCGGTGCGCGGGATAACGCCCAAGCAACTTGCGCACACCTGAACTCCAAAACCGGCTCACGTCCCAGAAGCCCACGAAGCCACTGTTATCCACCGTCGCCAAACGCGCGGCATCAGGCGCGAGTGCACAATAGCTCCAGCTCGGTTCGGCACTACTCGTGCGGAACTTCCCCGTCATCCACTCAAGGCTCTGCCAATCTCCGGTAATTAGCGCGCGGCTGTCGGGTGAAAACAGCTTGGGGCTGTAGCTTGGCAATTGAACGATGTTGCGCCACGTCCCCACTTCCCAAAACAGCAAATTCGCCGGCCCCGACGCAGCCAGCCAGCGGCCATTTGGCGTGAAAGCAATCGTCTCAATGCCGTGGTGCGGCGCAGGCAAGACCGCCGCCTGCGTCAAACACAGCGCGTCCCAAACAATGGTGCGCCCTTCGGAACTGGCGCTGGCAAACCATTGGCCGTCCGGTGAAAAGGCCACGGCGCTGACGGGGCCGCTATGTGCCAGCAACGTCGCGCGCCGTTCGCCACGCGCTACATCCCAAACGATCACCGCGTTATCATTGCCGACCGTGACCAGCGTCCGGCCATCCGGCGCGAGCGCCAAGGCGCGCGCCATGTCTTGATGCCCGTCGTGCAAAATCCGCTCTTGCCACTGCTCTGCGCGCGAAAGCAACGCCGCAACGCCAAACGTGATGGCCGCCACGAGCGCCGCCCACGCGGCCCATTTACCTAGCGCATTGAACAAGCTCTTCCGCAACAACGCGCGTTCCAGCTTTCCGCTTTTGAATTCAGACGCCCGCCAAGCTGTCCACC
This window harbors:
- a CDS encoding methyltransferase, yielding MTPTQPVPQPGDVMMQMIFNFWTTRALYAAAKLGLADLVKDGPQTAAQLAAATGTHAPSLYRLLRALASVGVFAEDEQGRFAQTPLSDMLRTDAPVSLRWTALVELGQEHFVAWSNLLHSLETGGIAFEDHYKMNCWEYYAQNPEHAQNFNNSMTGFTALVNQALLAAYDFSGINTLVDVAGSLGALLAAVLPRYPHMRGVLFDQPHVIADAGPLLEAANVRARCEIAGGDFFQAVPAGGDAYFLKFIIHDWDDERALAILQTVQRAMPAHGKLLLGEMVVPPGNEPSMSKFLDLNMLVMLGGRERTAEQFRDLFQRAGFRLTRIVPTHSPMCVIEGEKVS
- a CDS encoding serine/threonine protein kinase, translating into MNNNDERNALIERLFAEASRLPPAERAAFLDEACAGDDELRREVASLLAHDLTGDRLLETAAADKLARVLAAADGALLGREFDAYFIVRELGRGGMGRVYLAEDLRLKRRLVAVKVLPELFAKNAAWLGRFEREAQAASALNHPNIVTIHATGQRDGLPFIVMEYIEGVTLREHLQAGALMWPEAVRIATQIAGALHTAHQAGIIHRDIKPENVMLRGDGLVKVLDFGIAKLGTGDGEAGGQGATETTVAPSLTLAGAVVGTPDYLAPEQARGAQVDKRTDIFSFGILLAELLAGRHPLADKSAEAKLAALVSADELAVLAELPAPIPAALGVIVARAVRKRPDDRYDSAEELWEALKELNPPLPGRLAEAPGAKGARRWVRVQQANRLLNQYVALAALDAGTRLPFSAWWTAWRASEFKSGKLERALLRKSLFNALGKWAAWAALVAAITFGVAALLSRAEQWQERILHDGHQDMARALALAPDGRTLVTVGNDNAVIVWDVARGERRATLLAHSGPVSAVAFSPDGQWFASASSEGRTIVWDALCLTQAAVLPAPHHGIETIAFTPNGRWLAASGPANLLFWEVGTWRNIVQLPSYSPKLFSPDSRALITGDWQSLEWMTGKFRTSSAEPSWSYCALAPDAARLATVDNSGFVGFWDVSRFWSSGVRKLLGRYPAHRDHGRAVAYSPDGRLVATGSENIIVWDAQTQAKLARFVCRDIVTGLAFTRDSKRLISTHGDGAIMVWDIAEQELAANFAEHSGVVRSVSFSPDGQMIASASEDRSIILWDAASGLKRGVLSGQGAPLAATAFSADGRRVVASDIYGRVLLWDATTRALLRSFAPLHKRESDLGYCVTLSPDQKWVATTFGVYALEDGRVAVDFAPLKDSASPEIHSAAFSPDGKWLACVATGGHVYLWEVGSWRFREAIVPNKQNLVAVAFAPDSQRLATGENSGALRLWQVAPLQDLGFIGRHKANVEALSFAPDGGVLASASDDETVALWDVARRRFLGNVGTHKPSVLSVAFAPDGKRLVTGEHDNSVRVYTRQRTLWGWRLD